One Helianthus annuus cultivar XRQ/B chromosome 12, HanXRQr2.0-SUNRISE, whole genome shotgun sequence genomic region harbors:
- the LOC110893095 gene encoding auxin-responsive protein SAUR64 → MATVLRKSIAATKAEKGHFVVYTLDGRRFVFPLTHLKTYIFRELLTMSEEEFGLPSSGPITFPCDASFMNDAANLINQRAALAKERALLQSLITKSCHPSFYLSQERTKQPMLVKVN, encoded by the coding sequence ATGGCAACTGTTCTGCGAAAAAGTATTGCAGCAACGAAAGCTGAAAAAGGGCATTTTGTTGTGTATACACTTGATGGCCGACGTTTTGTGTTCCCTTTAACGCACCTGAAGACTTACATATTTAGAGAGCTTTTAACCATGTCCGAAGAAGAGTTTGGATTACCAAGCAGTGGACCAATCACATTCCCATGTGATGCATCATTCATGAACGATGCCGCTAACTTAATCAATCAACGTGCTGCACTAGCGAAGGAGAGAGCTTTGCTGCAGTCTTTGATTACTAAAAGTTGTCATCCATCTTTTTATCTTTCTCAAGAAAGAACAAAGCAGCCTATGCTTGTTAAAGTTAACTAG